Genomic window (Trichocoleus sp.):
GCAGGAGCAGTCAGAGCAACAGGCGTAGCTTCACCTGCAGCCAGGTCAAGCGGGAAGTTGTGCGCATTCCGCTCATGCATCACTTCCATCCCCAGGTTCGCCCGGTTCAACACGTCTGCCCAGGTGCTCACCACTCGTCCCTGTGAATCCAGAATCGACTGGTTGAAGTTGAACCCGTTCAGGTTGAACGCCATCGTGCTGATGCCCAGCGCTGTGAACCAAATCCCAATCACTGGCCATGCTCCCAAGAAGAAGTGCAAGGAGCGCGAGTTGTTGAAGGAGGCGTATTGGAAGATCAACCGACCAAAGTAGCCGTGTGCTGCCACGATGTTGTACGTCTCTTCCTCTTGCCCGAACTTGTAACCGTAGTTCTGTGACTCGGTCTCGGTTGTCTCACGCACCAGCGAGGAGGTCACCAGTGAACCGTGCATGGCACTGAACAAA
Coding sequences:
- a CDS encoding photosystem II q(b) protein is translated as LFSAMHGSLVTSSLVRETTETESQNYGYKFGQEEETYNIVAAHGYFGRLIFQYASFNNSRSLHFFLGAWPVIGIWFTALGISTMAFNLNGFNFNQSILDSQGRVVSTWADVLNRANLGMEVMHERNAHNFPLDLAAGEATPVALTAPAING